In Pseudomonas fluorescens NCIMB 11764, a single window of DNA contains:
- a CDS encoding YciC family protein: MNPFDVLRDSLYFFKRNLGQIVRLCLPLVIVEALLQQVVDHSTEPDSFPGISVIVGLLVYPLYTAALILFLDARSRGESPRNRDLLSRSAYLWPRFALLTALNTLLILIGLSLYFLPGIWLMVTLAFGEYLLVLRGLAPLAAMKESLRLTRGHFLRILVCILCVMGPLWLLKGLTLEVYPEPQNPVISLLIDSAHSFLQLFTSVVLFRLFMLISDVPEKIDRPL; this comes from the coding sequence ATGAATCCGTTCGATGTACTGCGTGACTCTTTGTATTTCTTCAAACGCAATCTGGGCCAGATCGTGCGGCTGTGCCTGCCGCTGGTGATCGTCGAAGCGCTGCTTCAGCAAGTGGTGGATCACTCGACCGAGCCGGACAGTTTTCCCGGCATCAGTGTGATTGTCGGTTTGCTGGTCTATCCGCTGTACACCGCCGCGCTGATCCTGTTTCTCGATGCGCGCAGCCGTGGCGAATCGCCGCGCAACCGTGACCTGCTGTCGAGGTCCGCGTACCTGTGGCCGCGCTTCGCCCTGCTCACTGCGCTCAATACCTTGCTGATCCTGATCGGCCTGTCGTTGTATTTCCTGCCGGGTATCTGGCTGATGGTGACCCTCGCGTTCGGCGAGTACCTGCTGGTGCTGCGCGGCCTGGCGCCACTGGCCGCGATGAAGGAAAGCCTGCGCCTGACCCGCGGCCATTTCCTGCGCATCCTGGTGTGCATTTTGTGTGTGATGGGGCCGTTGTGGTTGCTCAAGGGCTTGACCCTGGAGGTTTACCCGGAGCCGCAGAACCCGGTGATTTCCTTGCTGATCGACAGCGCTCACAGCTTTTTGCAGTTGTTCACCAGCGTGGTGTTGTTCCGTTTGTTCATGCTGATCAGCGACGTTCCCGAGAAAATCGACCGGCCGCTCTAA
- a CDS encoding endonuclease/exonuclease/phosphatase family protein encodes MTRLLRYTLLGLVIAIGLIALLIYNLTWRPEAKEVLPVGCNAQAPTLVPGQALKVMTWNVQYLAGKRYVFWNDLAAGSDEKPTPADMAFSLDEVARVIRDEQPDIVLLQELDDGAKASDYQNQFKLLQERLADLYPCSTHAFDWKADFVPQPHIFGSVGRQLATLSRYQIDHAERLQLPVAPANLISRQFQPKNALLVTYLPLSDGAQIAVLNTHLDRATQPDETLQTQVTAVAKVLDKYESRGTAWLIGGDFNLLPLGQYRRLTSEQRAPYSADSALHVLWDKYPMIPTNNEASGIDRARWLTHYPNDPGLNGPDRTVDYLFYSPRIKRVEATVRQDDTLRISDHLPVIARFLLPAAP; translated from the coding sequence ATGACCCGTCTACTGCGCTACACCCTGCTGGGCCTGGTGATTGCAATCGGCCTGATTGCCCTGCTGATCTACAACCTGACCTGGCGCCCCGAAGCCAAGGAAGTTTTGCCCGTCGGCTGTAATGCTCAAGCACCGACACTGGTGCCCGGCCAGGCGTTGAAAGTGATGACCTGGAACGTTCAGTACCTGGCGGGCAAGCGCTATGTGTTCTGGAATGACCTGGCCGCCGGCAGCGATGAAAAACCGACGCCTGCAGACATGGCCTTCAGCCTCGATGAAGTGGCGCGGGTCATTCGCGACGAACAACCGGACATCGTGTTATTGCAAGAACTCGATGACGGCGCCAAGGCCAGCGATTACCAGAACCAGTTCAAACTGCTCCAGGAACGCCTCGCAGACCTCTATCCATGTAGCACTCATGCCTTCGACTGGAAAGCCGACTTCGTGCCGCAACCGCACATCTTCGGCAGTGTCGGTCGACAACTGGCAACCCTCAGCCGCTACCAGATCGATCACGCCGAACGCCTGCAATTGCCGGTCGCGCCGGCCAACCTTATCAGCCGCCAGTTCCAACCGAAAAATGCGTTGCTGGTCACTTACCTGCCCTTGAGTGACGGCGCTCAGATAGCGGTGCTCAACACCCATCTGGACCGCGCGACCCAACCTGATGAAACGCTACAGACCCAGGTGACGGCGGTGGCCAAAGTCCTCGACAAGTACGAAAGCCGTGGCACGGCATGGCTGATCGGTGGCGACTTCAACCTGTTGCCGCTGGGCCAATATCGACGCCTGACCTCCGAACAACGCGCGCCCTACTCCGCTGACAGCGCGTTGCATGTGTTGTGGGACAAGTACCCGATGATTCCGACCAACAATGAAGCGAGCGGCATCGATCGGGCGCGCTGGCTGACGCATTACCCGAATGATCCGGGGCTGAACGGCCCGGACCGGACCGTCGATTACCTGTTTTACAGCCCGCGGATCAAGCGCGTCGAGGCGACGGTGCGGCAGGACGATACCTTGCGGATCTCCGATCATTTGCCGGTGATTGCGCGGTTCCTCCTGCCTGCGGCGCCCTAA
- a CDS encoding ABC transporter ATP-binding protein produces MGSVTAVNPRFVTPMAAPAHAAPRLQVDKVSLRYQKPDGGMFTALDQVSFEVPDQQFAVLVGPSGCGKSSLLYLTAGLNEPTEGEIYVGGQQVQGPGADRGMVFQSYTLFPWLTVRQNVEFGLKRRGMAAAQRKEIVDYYVNEVGLAGFADNYAKQLSGGMMQRVAIARALANDPQILLMDEPFGALDSQTRLQMQQLLLRVWGNSKKTVLFVTHDIDEAILLGDRVYVMGARPGRIKQILDVPIERPRTLDMVMERSFIEMKRNIFGLLHDELEEH; encoded by the coding sequence ATGGGCTCAGTAACCGCCGTCAACCCGCGTTTCGTCACTCCGATGGCTGCCCCGGCGCACGCCGCGCCACGCCTTCAAGTGGACAAGGTCAGCCTGCGTTACCAGAAGCCCGATGGCGGAATGTTCACCGCGCTGGATCAGGTTTCATTCGAAGTCCCGGATCAGCAATTCGCGGTGCTGGTGGGGCCGTCGGGTTGCGGCAAGTCGAGTTTGCTGTACCTCACTGCCGGCCTGAACGAGCCCACGGAAGGCGAGATCTACGTCGGCGGCCAGCAAGTGCAGGGCCCCGGCGCGGATCGCGGCATGGTGTTCCAGAGCTACACGCTGTTCCCGTGGCTGACCGTGCGCCAGAACGTCGAGTTCGGGCTCAAGCGTCGCGGCATGGCAGCGGCCCAGCGTAAGGAAATCGTCGATTACTACGTCAATGAAGTCGGCCTCGCCGGGTTCGCCGACAACTACGCCAAGCAGTTGTCCGGCGGCATGATGCAGCGCGTGGCGATCGCCCGGGCGCTGGCCAACGATCCGCAGATCCTGTTGATGGACGAACCCTTCGGCGCCCTCGACAGCCAGACGCGCCTGCAAATGCAGCAGCTGCTGTTGCGGGTCTGGGGTAATAGCAAGAAGACCGTGCTGTTCGTGACCCACGATATCGACGAGGCGATTTTGTTGGGGGATCGGGTCTATGTGATGGGCGCCAGGCCCGGGCGGATCAAGCAGATTCTGGACGTGCCGATCGAACGCCCACGGACCCTGGACATGGTCATGGAGCGCTCGTTTATCGAGATGAAGCGCAATATTTTCGGGTTGCTGCATGACGAGCTGGAGGAACATTGA
- a CDS encoding ABC transporter permease, with product MFKRNSWLSRCITPKTGLPVSVIWSASGLAWVLLVGLWAGLSYGGVVPGMFLPTPGAVVEAAVRLSRDGTLGLHVWASLEVVMVGFIVSSLVAVPLGLLMGSFRIVQAFLEPMVNFIRYLPVTSFVPLFILWIGIGLEQRVSVIIFGVFFQQLVMIADVSKGISKDLINASYTLGSNRRDAVLHVIAPASLPGVLDTLRVTMGWAWTYLVVAELVAASSGLGYLSLKAMRGFQVDVIFLAIAIIGLLGLVTDQLFRFLRLRIAAWAQ from the coding sequence ATGTTCAAGCGCAATTCATGGCTGAGCCGCTGCATCACGCCCAAGACCGGCCTGCCGGTGTCGGTGATCTGGAGCGCGAGCGGTCTGGCCTGGGTGTTGTTGGTTGGCCTGTGGGCCGGTTTGTCTTACGGCGGCGTGGTGCCGGGCATGTTCCTGCCGACACCGGGCGCGGTGGTCGAAGCCGCTGTGCGCCTGAGCCGCGACGGCACGCTTGGCCTGCATGTGTGGGCCAGTCTTGAAGTGGTGATGGTCGGCTTCATTGTGTCGTCGCTGGTGGCGGTGCCGCTGGGGTTGCTGATGGGCAGCTTTCGCATCGTTCAGGCGTTCCTTGAGCCGATGGTGAATTTCATCCGCTACCTGCCGGTGACCTCGTTCGTGCCGCTGTTCATTCTGTGGATAGGCATCGGTCTGGAGCAGCGTGTCTCGGTGATCATCTTCGGCGTGTTTTTCCAGCAATTGGTAATGATCGCGGACGTATCCAAAGGCATCTCCAAAGACCTGATCAACGCGTCTTACACCTTGGGTTCAAACCGTCGCGATGCCGTGTTGCATGTGATCGCGCCGGCCTCGTTGCCGGGTGTGCTCGACACCTTGCGCGTGACCATGGGCTGGGCCTGGACTTACCTGGTGGTCGCCGAGCTGGTCGCCGCTTCCAGTGGCCTGGGTTACTTGAGCCTCAAGGCCATGCGTGGCTTTCAGGTGGATGTGATTTTCCTCGCCATCGCGATCATCGGCCTGTTGGGCCTGGTCACCGATCAACTGTTCCGTTTCCTTCGTCTGAGGATTGCCGCATGGGCTCAGTAA
- a CDS encoding ABC transporter substrate-binding protein: MIKSLLTRVAHPFAITAIAATVATSVQAGTLSIGHTTWVGYGTLYLAQDLGYFKENGLTVELPVVEEASMYMAAQASGELSGSASTIDEVLKYRPQFCFKAVAALDDSHGGDGVLVGKDVKSLQELKGKAVAVNEGSTSQFWLSYLLKKHGMSMSDITVQNMTADDAATAFIAGRVPAAVTWEPHLSMVRSKQQGKVLIDSSSTPGVIVDVVALNCTVIEKQPEDVKALVAGLYKAVQYTKDHPKEAYKIMAKGVGGYLADPKELEAAAQGVRFYDQAMSEKLLGSPGKPGDSEPLIKLANETASELQGKPYNVSNDDLIDNRFVTPL, translated from the coding sequence ATGATCAAGTCCTTGCTTACCCGCGTTGCTCATCCATTTGCGATCACCGCCATTGCCGCGACGGTCGCTACCAGCGTCCAGGCCGGCACCCTCTCCATCGGCCACACCACGTGGGTCGGTTACGGCACGCTCTACCTCGCCCAGGACCTGGGCTACTTCAAGGAAAACGGTCTGACCGTTGAATTGCCCGTCGTCGAAGAAGCCTCGATGTACATGGCCGCGCAAGCGTCGGGTGAATTGTCCGGCTCGGCGTCGACCATCGATGAGGTGCTCAAGTACCGCCCGCAATTCTGCTTCAAGGCTGTAGCTGCACTGGATGACAGCCATGGTGGCGACGGTGTTCTGGTGGGCAAGGACGTCAAGAGTCTGCAGGAGCTGAAAGGCAAGGCCGTGGCGGTCAACGAAGGTTCCACCTCGCAATTCTGGCTGTCGTACTTGCTGAAAAAACACGGCATGAGCATGAGCGACATCACCGTGCAGAACATGACGGCCGACGACGCCGCCACCGCGTTCATCGCCGGTCGCGTGCCGGCCGCCGTGACCTGGGAACCGCACCTGTCGATGGTGCGCAGCAAGCAACAGGGCAAGGTGCTGATCGACAGCAGCAGCACGCCGGGGGTGATCGTCGATGTGGTTGCGCTCAACTGCACCGTTATCGAGAAACAGCCGGAAGACGTCAAGGCCTTGGTCGCCGGTCTGTACAAAGCGGTGCAGTACACCAAGGATCATCCGAAGGAAGCCTACAAAATCATGGCCAAGGGCGTCGGTGGTTACCTCGCCGATCCGAAGGAACTGGAAGCTGCCGCGCAAGGCGTACGCTTCTACGATCAGGCCATGAGCGAAAAACTCCTGGGCTCGCCGGGCAAGCCGGGCGACAGCGAACCGCTGATCAAACTGGCCAATGAAACCGCCAGTGAATTGCAGGGCAAACCCTACAACGTCAGCAATGACGACCTGATCGACAACCGCTTCGTCACCCCGCTGTAG